Proteins encoded within one genomic window of Pygocentrus nattereri isolate fPygNat1 chromosome 9, fPygNat1.pri, whole genome shotgun sequence:
- the trpc4apb gene encoding transient receptor potential cation channel, subfamily C, member 4 associated protein b, protein MAANGQRLSRTQTRRRSRGKNILSKIKYGQITGLAMTRGTQIPVDLLEERDKKARWQGIPLLLRKLHESSHINNDLSKTHSVVKELSSLLSMEAMSFVTEDRKTPQESVSPNTYTFDLFGGVDLFVEILMRPTLSIQGDVPIMSDDLIKDCLSVLYNCCICTEGVTKSLAARDDFVMFLFTLMSNKKTFLQTATLIEDIMGVRKEVIRLEDIPNLASLVQSFNQQQLANFCRILSVTISEPDMGVDDKHTLLARNAQQKINASPSRAESNQVALLNIPGFIERLCKLATRKVSEASGTSALLQELEDWHSWLDNALVLDALMQMAIEEAEQSSTESSDEGSLSSSPLRHTLPQSMKIVHEIMYKVEVLYVLCVLLMGRQRNQVHRMLAEYRLIPGLNNLFDKLIWRKQLSSRTLHRQNQNCDCSPEISFKIQFLRLLQSFSDHHENKYLLLNGQELNELSAISLKANIPEVEALVNTDRNLVCDGKKGLLTRLISIMKKEPVDSSFRFWQARAVESFLRGATSYADQIFLLKRGLLEHILFCIIDSGCKSRDVLQSYFDLLGELMKFNIDAFKRFNKYVNTEEKFQMFLSQINSSLVDSNMLVRCIVLSLDRFEGQTDDIKVVEVLSECRLLSYMAQVENRLSFLFRLINIINVQTLTQENVSCLNTSLVVLMLARWRGKLPFYLSALKEKEYAEKYPGCLFNNFYHLLRFWQHHYLNKDKDSTCLENSSCIPFTYWKETVTVLLSSDRSSLCAIAMYIDEAYRDLDRDFLEV, encoded by the exons atggCGGCTAACGGGCAGCGACTCTCTAGAACTCAGACAAGGCGAAGAAGCCGAGGCAAAAACATATTAAGTAAGATCAAATATGGTCAGATAACAGGCTTGGCGATGACCCGAGGCACACAG ATCCCTGTGGACCTGCTTGAGGAGAGGGATAAGAAGGCTCGATGGCAGGGAATACCACTGTTATTGAGGAAACTTCATGAGAGCAGCCACATAAACAACGACCTTTCCAAGACACACAGTGTTGTTAAG GAGCTGTCGTCGCTGCTCTCCATGGAGGCGATGTCCTTTGTCACAGAAGATCGTAAGACACCGCAGGAGTCTGTATCACCTAACACTTACACTTTTGACCTTTTTGGAGGAGTTGAC TTGTTTGTAGAGATTCTGATGCGGCCCACTCTCTCAATACAGGGGGATGTACCCATAA TGAGTGATGACCTGATCAAGGACTGTTTGAGTGTTCTTTACAACTGTTGTATATGT ACAGAGGGTGTTACAAAAAGCCTCGCAGCAAGGGATGACTTTGTCATGTTCCTTTTTACACTCATGTCAAATAAAAAGACTTTCTTACAGACTGCCACACTTATTGAAGACATAATGGGGGTTAGGAAG GAGGTGATTCGACTGGAGGACATTCCAAACCTGGCTAGTCTAGTCCAGAGCTTCAACCAGCAGCAACTGGCCAACTTCTGTCGTATCCTGTCTGTCACCATATCGGAGCCGGACATGGGGGTGGATGACAAGCACACGCTCCTTGCCCGCAACGCCCAGCAGAAGATCAACGCCTCTCCATCACGTGCTGAGAGCAACCAAG TGGCTTTGCTGAATATCCCAGGCTTTATTGAGCGGCTCTGTAAGTTGGCCACACGAAAGGTGTCGGAGGCATCAGGCACCTCAGCCCTGCTGCAAGAGCTGGAGGACTGGCACAGCTGGCTAGACAATGCGTTGGTGCTGGATGCTCTCATGCAAATGGCAATCGAGGAGGCTGAACAGAGCAgtacag AGTCATCAGACGAAGGCTCACTTTCTTCAAGTCCTCTTAGGCATACATTGCCTCAGTCTATGAAGATAGTGCATGAGATCATGTACAAAGTAGAGGTTCTCTatgtgctgtgtgtgctgcTCATGGGCCGGCAGAGAAATCAG GTTCACAGGATGCTTGCAGAATACCGGTTGATTCCTGGCCTGAACAACTTGTTTGATAAGCTGATCTGGAGGAAGCAATTATCTAGCCGGACCCTACACAGACAAAACCAGAACTGTGACTGCAGCCCA GAGATCTCGTTCAAGATCCAGTTCCTCAGGCTACTGCAGAGCTTCAGTGACCATCATGA GAACAAGTATCTGCTCCTGAATGGGCAAGAGCTGAATGAGTTAAGTGCCATCTCTCTAAAAGCAAATATCCCTGAAGTGGAGGCACTGGTCAACACAGACAG GAATCTTGTGTGTGATGGTAAGAAGGGTCTCCTGACACGCCTAATTTCCATCATGAAGAAAGAACCTGTTGATTCATCATTCAG GTTTTGGCAAGCTAGAGCAGTGGAAAGTTTTCTCAGAGGAGCTACATCCTATGCAGACCAGATTTTCTTGCTGAAGAGGGGCTTGCTGGAG CACATCCTCTTTTGCATCATTGACAGTGGCTGTAAATCACGTGATGTCCTTCAGAGCTATTTTGATCTTCTGGGTGAGCTCATGAAGTTCAACATTGATGCCTTCAAGAGATTCAACAAATATGTAAACACCGAAGAGAAG TTCCAGATGTTCCTGAGCCAGATCAATAGCTCACTGGTAGACTCCAACATGCTGGTGCGCTGCATTGTTTTGTCCTTGGACCGTTTTGAGGGCCAGACGGATGACATAAAAG TTGTAGAAGTGCTGTCGGAGTGTCGTCTCTTGTCCTACATGGCTCAAGTAGAGAATAGACTTTCCTTCCTCTTCAGGCTGATCAACATCATCAATGTTCAGACACTAACTCAG GAGAATGTGAGCTGCCTGAACACGAGTTTGGTGGTGCTGATGCTGGCGCGGTGGAGAGGCAAGCTGCCATTTTACCTGAGCGCTCTTAAAGAGAAGGAGTATGCTGAGAAATACCCTGGCTGCTTATTCAACAACTTCTACCACCTCCTGCGCTTCTGGCAACACCACTACCTCAACAAAGACAAGGACAGCACCTGCCTGGAGAAT AGTTCCTGTATTCCTTTTACCTACTGGAAGGAAACAGTGACGGTGTTGCTAAGTTCGGATAGGAGCTCCCTCTGTGCCATTGCCATGTACATAGATGAGGCCTACAGGGATCTGGACAGAGACTTTCTGGAGGTGTGA
- the emp3b gene encoding epithelial membrane protein 3b, which translates to MAYLLMFVTLLHLITLAVLFIATMEKSWWVWSNTESSDLWYNCKFDNEKETWFCESSKETEWLQAVQVLMVFSVVFSCISLLVFLGQLFTMSKGGLFYLTGICQAFAGLTTFTAALIYTLHNKEILEDPRELSLGQFGYCYILAWICVPLLIWSGIMYIHLRKRE; encoded by the exons ATGGCCTACCTGCTGATGTTTGTGACCCTGCTTCATCTCATCACACTGGCTGTCCTTTTCATTGCCACCATGGAGAAG TCATGGTGGGTGTGGTCCAACACTGAGAGCTCAGATCTCTGGTACAACTGCAAATTTGACAATGAAAAAGAGACATGGTTCTGTGAATCATCAAAAGAAACGG AGTGGCTCCAAGCTGTCCAGGTTCTCATGGTCTTCTCTGTGGTCTTCTCCTGCATCTCATTGCTCGTTTTCCTTGGCCAGCTCTTCACCATGTCTAAAGGTGGACTCTTCTACCTCACTGGTATCTGCCAAGCATTTGCAG GTCTCACAACCTTTACGGCAGCACTCATCTACACCCTGCACAACAAGGAAATCCTTGAGGACCCCAGAGAATTGAGCCTGGGACAGTTTGGCTACTGCTACATTTTGGCCTGGATTTGTGTGCCTTTGCTAATATGGAGTGGAATCATGTACATCCATTTGCGCAAAAGGGAGTAG